The segment gataccaaattacataatgtactatagctgaaCCAATACATAATGTCATATAGCTGATacaattacataatgtactataggcTGATACCAAATTACTAATGTCTATAAGCTGATACCAAAGTACATAATGTGTACTATAGCTGATACAAATTACATAATGACTATAGCTGATACCAATTACATATGTACTATAGTGTACCAAATACATAATGTTACTATTAGCTGAACCAAATGACATAATGTACTTATAGCTGATACCAAATTTAATAATGTACTGATAGCTGATAGCAATTACATAATTGTACTAGCTTGATACCAAAATTACATAATGCTACTATGCTTGATCCAAGTACATAATGTTATAGCTATACCAAATTACATAATTGTACTTATAGCTGATACCAAATGACATAATGTTACGATAGCTGACACCAAATTTAGCATAATGTACTATAGCTATACCAAATAACTatgtactatagctgataccaaattaCATACTGTAACTAGTATGTAATTGATTACTACAATGTCTCAAAACTCCCACATTGTGTGGATGGCCACATTGTCATTCTTTAAATCTGCAGTTTGTTATGCAACCAATTGTATCAGTATATATTGTGGAGTGAACTTTCATACAATTTTCTAACTGCTAACTTTCTGACTCTTGCCTATAGGACAATGCTCATTGTTAATAGTAATTCAGTTGATGGTTTATGTTACTTGGTTGCTCAGGGGAATGTATGCCAGTTTGTAGTCTGCTGAAATGAGCTCTACTGCCCTCTGTTGACTGTACTTGTACTGTTGATGCTCCTTCTGCCCTCTGTTGACTGTGCTTACTGATGCTCTACTGCCTCTGTGGACTGTGCTGTACTGGATGCCTCTACTCCCCTCTGTTTGGACTGTGCGTTGGATGCTCTACTCCTCTGTTGACTCTTGCTGTACTGATGCTCTACTCCCCTTCTGTTGGACTGTGCCTGTACTTGATGCTCTACTGCCCTCTGTTGACTGTGCTGAACTGATGCTCTACTCCCTCGGTTGTTGACTGGtgtgtactgtgctctactgccctctgttgactgtgccttacTGACTGCTCTACTGCCCCTGTTGACTGTGCTGTACTCGATGCTCTAACTGCCCTCTGTTGACTGTGCTGTTACTGATGCTCTACTGCCCTCTGGTTGACGGCTGTACTGATGGCTCTTCTGCCCCCTGTTGACTGATGCTTACTATCTCTACTGCCCTCTGATGACTCTGCTTTAGTTGATTCTCTTAGGTTTTTGTAACAAtccttcactcactcacaccacgTGTCTTCTTGTGCACAAGTAATACCACAGCAGAGTCATCTGTTCTCAGACCAGACAGCTTTTCAGATACACTATGCTTTGATGTCTCTGATGACTTCTAGCTGTCCCTCAACCTCTTTTTGCCATATGTTTAGTTCCACTAGCATTAAATGGCCTATCCTTTCATGCTGCATCTGCAAGGATTGATTATCCTTTCCATTTTAGCTACTAAAGTAGAGGCAGATCCCTTAACTGGAGGCTGAGAGGTTTCTGCAGGCTTTTTCAGGACTGACTGGAGGAATGGCCTCCAGACTCTGACATACACCCTTAATAGATAAAAGAAATGAAGACAATAGATCAAAATATATTAACTCCAATGGTGTTATAATTTCTCTATATGTAACAATTACCTTGTTCAATAATTGCTAATTATGAGTACATACATACGAAGGGCCTAGCAAGACCAGGGAGGAGATGTAGTTTGCCTGTCATCTTTTCAGGATGGAAGACAATTCACACATGTAGGAAACATTCACAGAAGGACTGGGGAGACAGAAATTACTGACCAATCATGTTGGGTGATAGCCTGTTCACATGCATAGTAAAAGGGTTTTCAAGGCAATCAATTCTAGCAAAGCCAGAATTCAACGATCACTGTCAATCagcaacattttgttgtatttataCAGATAAAGTAAGTTGCTGCTCCACCATGGACTGTGTTTTTCACGTCTCTCAGTCAAACGTTCTTTCATTGTAATTTTAGAAGAGTCATTaaataattgattaaatcatATTACATTTTGAATATTTCTCACACAATAAGAAAATGGTGGTATGTTGTCTTGTAGTTTTTAGGCATTTGTTGAATCTGCCTACAGCCCTTTGACACACCGCTATCTTTCTAACTGTCtcactgtcatcctctctctctatctgttcaaTAAAGTTCCAGAAAAATACcgtaaaatctttttttttaaacaaacacacaaacaagttaattaaaaaaattaacaattCACATCCTGAAGTTTACTGACCCTGAATGTGGTTCCCCGTTGTTTCAATGTCCAATGGTCAGCAACTGTCACCAAACCAATACATGGCCTAAACGTCACTCCAATACTTTTTTAAATGCATTAATGTGACATTTTCTCCCAACATCTGCAATACatcactgtttgttgttgttttttaaaaacgtGTTACTGCACGTTTCACAATGATATATTATAATGAAGATAATAGATCAGGGGAATGCCATGTTAGCACAGAGTGCAGTGCATCCTGGGCAGAAGTCATGCTTGGGTAGCTATTGAACTACTGTTGCCCAATGCTCAGTTTTGATAGGATACGCCTGAAAAACACATTCTTAAACTCTCTCCCCTTATAAAGCAAGTTCAGTAAGCAGACATACTTAAAGTATTTGGGGGAGTGCCCAAACAGCTATAAGAACCACAAAGAgcaatttgttattttattaagaACTCATTGTTTATTGCATTCTTGAAAAGGTTTGTTATCGATATTGCCAACACAAACCTGATCATGTGTGTGAGTGGCAAGTGGAATGACTGACCAATATTAAATATTAAGTACTACTGCTATGAACGAAGGTCTATAATATAATAAATTGTGATTAAATTGTCTGATTATTTGATCATTTCTCAACCATTTAGGCAAACCAAATTAAATTGGTGTGCTTCATGTGGTTGAAAGCATTGGCCTTATTAAACACAGTTCTCCTCAGCTGAAACAATGTAGTGAGAATTAGATCATGAAAGTGTTATAGAACGTAATCCCTGCCAGTCCCTGGGCAAATTTAATGCTATAAGCTGTCTATTTGAATCATTCCAGAGATGCGAACTGGGAACCCTGAAACACCCAGTGACAGAATGGATTCAACCAAGCTGGTGCCACACAGCTGTGAggtacagagggaaagagagagggtggtggtGTGTGAAGAAACAGACCACACTAGAAAAGGAGAGTAGACCGGTTGTGTGTGTTTACTTCAAGATATCTACtactgacaaaaatataactctACATGTCAATgtgtcccgtgtttcatgagctgaaataaagattccagaaaatgttgaTACACACGAaacagcttatttctcaaaaatgtatgtgtttccaTCCGCAAGTTGAGTGAgcattttctcctttgccaagtaaTCCATCAACACTGGAgtttgtggcatatcaagaagctgattgaacagcattgCATTTACACAGGTGGACTTGTGCGGGGAGCAAttaagaccactctaaaatgtaacagttttgtcacacaacacaatgtcacaatcTCAAGTTGAAGGGAGTTGTGCAATTGGCTGCAGTGCAGGCATGTCAacaaactgttgccagagaaattgcgatgttaatttctctacccatATCGACGCCTCTCCAACGTCATTTTTGGCGAATTATTCAGACAATTCAACCGGGCCTGACAACAGCAGActtgtgtaaccacgccagcccaatgAGCTTCCCACCATCCGCTTCTTCGCCTGCGGATCATCTGAGGAAGGGGTAGAAGGGTGACTGAGGAGTAtaactgtctgtaataaagcccttttgtggggaaaaactcaattctgattggctgggcctggctcgccCATGGTCGGCCTGGCtccaagtgggtgggcttatTGCCCTCCCAGACCTGCACCCTCGGCCAGcgcgtgaaatccatagatgtagggtctaatgaattcatttcGATTTAAAAttatttccttctatgaacttgTACACGTGAGAAAATCTTTAAATTGTTACATGGAtatcacaatatatatattttcttgagtAATACATCCTCTTATTCATACAATTAAATATGCTGACTGCAAGATTAATGGTCCTATTACATAAAATATACGCTATGCAATTATATCAGTAGGCTGTTCGAGGCAACTAAAGCAGTCCGCCACTTGAACCTGAATTTAGATTCCAGGGATTGTGATACCAGAGGTATCAAATATTACCCAATGAGTCTGGAGTTCAGCCTACTGCCTGTGTTTTGTTCTACCTATAATTAATTATCCCACCTGTGTGTCCCAGATCTTAATCATTCGCTGATTAGAGGGGATAGAATGAGAAACAAAGCAGCAGAACTGCTTTAGGTCCAGGGTTTAATTTGAAAGGCTTTAGTCTATGGATACCATGTTTCTCTTCAGCCCTCAGAAGGTTTACAGGCTTGTTTTTCAAGTTCTACCAAAAGTTATTCTGCGTTCCAGATAACTAGCCGCGTTGGTAGGAAAACCACTAGCACCCGGAAATGCGCCACTTTCTTCGGGTTCCCATAAGTCAAAGCCACCGCAAAATTGGAATGTGACTTATCAGTTCAGAGACCGTGTAAGAGTGGCTCGACAGGGCCAACATACGACCATTTAGGCTACCTTTGGGCAGAATCAGGTGCGTTTTAACGTTTTCATTTCCTCAAATTCCGACTAAGTTTTTGTTaggtttcagtttatttttaatcatCAGCAGCATCTATTTACGGGAAATTCAGGTGGACTTCATCCATCCTGAAAAAAGTGCAGCTTGTACAGTATCCTAACAAAGAGGTTTCCGAGTAAACTGTTTTATGTGTAACAATTTGATACTCTAGTTTAAATCGTTTAATTGCATCATCCATGCCTGTCACTATTTGACATCCGGCCACGCTTTCACATAATTATTGAAGTTTTGCCGCGTTCATTCAAATTACCCGTAACACACAGCTGTGGCAAACCACGTGAATAACTTGCAAGGCCTGATTTTCACCTTTTTATAGCCATATAACGGTCCGTTATTTTGTCATCTTACTTCTAGCCTGCCTTTTTGCATTTTCTACACTTGACCTGAGCCAGTGGTTCTAACGATGAAACCGTGCCCTGGTGTAGGCCTATCATTACACCTATTTTGCAACGAAAACGAGAATTTCTATTGACACATTTTTCTAGGTCCTTCCGTTCTTAAATGGTAAAAGGTTCTGTTAAAatataatgaatacacccctggattCATCTTGGTTCTCAATGCGCAACAAACGTATCTTACTAAAAATATAAAACGTGCTCAAGGCTACTTCATGTGGGCGTTTTAAAAGACCACTGAAGTTTAGTCagacaatggccaagaccagcaGCCATTAATGTCTGGATCTTACAACTCTATATTACTATGGCAAAGTGAATGTCAAATAGCCAGGCTCTTCTCTCATCACTGGTTATTTTGGTTGTGTGCTGTCTCAATCCTATTTTACCAGGTGATATTATCTTGCTAACTcactttgtgtgtctgtctgttggtggAAGAGATGCCAGCCAGAGTGAGTGATTGACAGGTTGAGAAGCTACGTTCGTCAGGCGTGACTTTCCAGAGCAGTTCGTATGACCCAGCTCCAGAGCCTTCTCTCCCTGGTCGAAGAAAACGAGCAGCTGATACAAGATGCTCTCCACAAGGACCTCCATAAGGTACTAGCATACACTCAGACACGCGCAGACTGCTGTAATCAGACAACGCAGACTGCTGTACATCAGACACGCGCAGACTGCTGTACACTCTGACACGCGCAGACTGCTGTACACTCGACACGCGCAACTGCTGTCACTCTGACACGCGCAGACTGCTGTACACTCTGACACGCGCAGACTGCTGTACACTCTGACACGCGCAGACTGCTGTACACTCAGACACGCGCAGACTGCTGTACACTCTGACACGCGCAGACTGCTGTACACTCTGACACGCGCAGACTGCTGTACACTCTGACACGCGCAGACTGCTGTACACTCTGACACGCGCAGACTGCTGTACACTCTGCACGCCCGGGCAGACTGCTGTACACTCTGACACGCGCAGACTGCTGTACATCGACCGCCAGACTGCTGTACACTCGACACGCTGCAGACTGCTACACTCTGACACGCGCAGACTGCTTACACTCTGACACGCGCAGACTGCTGTACACTCTGACACGCGCAGACTGCTGTTACACTCTGACACGCGCAGACTGCTGTACACTCTGACACGCGCAGACTGCGTGTACACTCTGACACGCGCAGACTGCTGTTACATCTGACACGCGCAGACTGCTGTACACTTGACACGCGCAGACTGCTGTACAACTCTGACACGCGCAGACTGCGTACACTCTGAGCACGCGCAGACTGCGTACACTCTGACACGCGCAGACTGCTGTTACACTCTGACACGCGCAGACTGCTGATACACTCTGACACGCGCAGACTGCGTACACTCTGACACGCGCAGACTGCTGTTACACTCTGACACGCGCAGAATGCTGTACACTCTGACACGCGCAGACTGCTGTACACTCTGACACGCGCAGACTGCTTTACACTCTGACACGCGCAGACTGCTGTACACTCTGACACGCGCAGACTGCTGTACACTTGACACGCGCAGACTGTGTACACTCTGACACGCGCAGACGCTGTACACTTGACACGCGCAGACTGCTGTTGACACTCTGACACGCGCAGACTTGTACACTCTGACACGCGCAGACTGCTGTACACTCTGCAtgtcctctgcctccctctctccacctcatccTCTTTCCCTGTCCCTTTTTCTTCACCTTAGATCTCTCGTtgtcctgttcctctctccctcaatcatttcaccttctccctctctctcccccctcagccCAAGTTTGAGACGGTCCTGTCAGAAGATTCAGATAACCTGAATGACCTGTACTTCGCCATGGAAAACTCAGGACCTGGATGCACGCAGAATACACACATTGGCAAGAATCTGGTACCTATTCCATcaacattcactgtcaactgtttgaCTCTACCACCTTTTATGTTCAACATGTAAACACAAcaattggaatattttttttactgacttCTGTAATAATTGTCCAACATCTATTTTCCCCTCCGTCCTGTTTTAGGCCACTAGGATGGATGACTGTTTCATACGCAGGAACCCTTGGGGAGTTTAATCATGGGCGTGGGATACCCTCTCCATCTATTTCTCTTACCTTGGTTGCTGCAATTGCTGCAGGTACACATCTATCATGCCTTTGTATACCTAGAGGCTTTGTTAATAGTAATGGATTGGATTTATAGTGTTTTTACAGTAGCTCAAAGCATTTTACATCCACCACCAATGTTCCTTATCAGTAATGGATGTGTAAAGTGAATGCTGACTCTGTTAGCATTTCATTATTGATTAGTTTGATTTTGTGACGATGACATAATATTTATTCCATGATGTCGTGAACAGGAAACTGTGCCATTCTGAAGCCGTCAGAATCTGTCAGGCCACCGAGCAACTCCTGGCAGAACTCATCCCCAAATACCTGTCTCAGGTAGTACACACCCATATAGTGCTTTAATTTCCCCTGCTTCTGTTACCTGTTGTGGATCATCAATGGAATGCAGCCAACAGTGCCATATTTGCTCTACCTGCCCACTTATTGTTGTTTTAATGTTTGAGTTTGCCATCTGACTATTGTAGGACTGCTATGCAGTACTATGTTGGTGGAGCAGAGGACACCAACGTCATTGCTGAAGAATAAATTTGACCACATCTTCTACACAGGTAAAGCCTAACAGAGACTCCTTAGACCAATAATATGTATTAGCTCAATCCCTTCTTTAGTATGTTTGTGCCCCTTTTATCTCACCTTTGCCATACACCTCTATCACACACTCTTGCATACcctttccttcttcctcttccttcccttcACCCTTCCCCCATCATCCTCCCCAGGTTCCCAGGTGGTGGCCCGCTCCATCCTGCTAGCGGCGGCGCCTCACCTGACCCCCGTCACCCTGGAGCTGGGTGGCAAGAGCCCCTGCTTCATCTATGGCCATATTGACATCCAGAAGGCCGCCAAGCGCCTGTGCTGGTCCAAGTTCTTCAACACTGGCCAGAGCTGTGTGGCACCCGACTACGTCCTCTGCACAGCCCAGACCCGGGARGCCCTGCTGCCCGCTCTCCGGGAGACRCTGCGGACCTTCTACGGGCCGGACCCCGGAGCGAGCCTGGACATGGGGCGCATAGTCACCCCACGCCACTGGAGACGCCTGATGGACATGCTGGAGAAGTCCAAGGGGAAGGTGGTGATCGGAGGGGAGAGCCGCGAGGAGGACAGGTATATTGGTGAGTTTGGGGGGGGTACAGGAAAGGACGATGAGATGCAGGCAGTGGTGTTGAGTTTGGTTTGTATACTGCTGCCACCTTGTGGGTGTGAATGCAAGTTGAACTAGGTTGAGGTGGTAGCCTTGCTGTTAAAGTGGCTTTAATTTCAAATATGAGTAACTAATCAGGCATATAGAAGCAAATTCTTGCTGATCAAGTGGTGTTTCTAGCTCCCACAGTGCTGGTGGACGTACAGGAGTCTGATGCTCTAATGCAGGAGGAGATCTTTGGCCCCATCCTGCCCATCCTAACCATAGAGTCTCTGGAGGAGGGCATAGACTACATCAACCGCCAAGAGAAACCCCTGGCCCTCTACGTCTTCTCTGACGAGACCTCGGTAAGACCATGACCTACATTACAGCACATAGCTGTTTCTTCTCATATCTATTTATGTTATAGTCATGGTGGTGTCCTCCACAGAGCTATAGTTTAAAGTTATGTAGTTCTATGGCTGCCTCTGCCTTCACTGTGGCTCCACTCTCTTATGGAATAAATGCACATTCCTCCCCTCTCACTgtcaggtggtgaccacagtGTTGAACAACACCAGTAGTGGTGGTTTCTGCGGCAATGATGGTATAGTACACATGGCCTTGCCAGGCCTGCCCTTTGGAGGAGTAGGTAAGTGTGTGTCTGACAACGTAAATGAAGTAGTCATTATCAGAAGAAAAGCACTAGACATGGATCTGATCATGGTGCCCTGTCATCTTCCTCTACCCTCCAGGTGCCAGTGGGATGGGTAGCTACCACGGCCGCTGGGGCTTTGAGACATTTAGCCACAGGCGGGGCTGTATGAACCGGAGCTGGTTGCTGGAGAGGGTCAACGTCCTGCGCTACCCGCCCTACAGCGACTACAACCTGYGCTGGTTGCGCTGGGCCACCACCTTCAAGAAGAACAGCTGGGGAGGCTGCTCAGTCATGTGAGAGTGGCACCCGGTGCGTGCCTGACTGTACTTCCAAAGCCGATGGGCttttcttaaaggtccaatgcagccgtttttatctcaatgtcaaatcatttttgggtaacaattaagtaccttactgtgattgttttcaattaaaatggccaacAAGTAAcatcttcttagcaaagagcaatttctcaagcaagaatttagctaggactgtctgggagtggtctgggtggggaggggaaaactagctgttgttggcagagaggtttggatctcttattggtctattaactcatttaccgcCTGGAGTTGTCACCAGGCATTCCAAGAGTCCCTTCCCACCTAAAcgggctgaaatttcaggc is part of the Salvelinus sp. IW2-2015 unplaced genomic scaffold, ASM291031v2 Un_scaffold3518, whole genome shotgun sequence genome and harbors:
- the aldh3b1 gene encoding LOW QUALITY PROTEIN: aldehyde dehydrogenase family 3 member B1 (The sequence of the model RefSeq protein was modified relative to this genomic sequence to represent the inferred CDS: inserted 3 bases in 3 codons; deleted 2 bases in 2 codons), which translates into the protein MTQLQSLLSLVEENEQLIQDALHKDLHKPKFETVLSEDSDNLNDLYFAMENSGPGCTQNTHIGKNLATRMDDCFIRRNPWGXLIMGVGYPLHLFLLPXVAAIAAGNCAILKPSEXCQATEQLLAELIPKYLSQDCYAVLVGGAEDTNSLLKNKFDHIFYTGSQVVARSILLAAAPHLTPVTLELGGKSPCFIYGHIDIQKAAKRLCWSKFFNTGQSCVAPDYVLCTAQTREALLPALRETLRTFYGPDPGASLDMGRIVTPRHWRRLMDMLEKSKGKVVIGGESREEDRYIAPTVLVDVQESDALMQEEIFGPILPILTIESLEEGIDYINRQEKPLALYVFSDETSVVTTVLNNTSSGGFCGNDGIVHMALPGLPFGGVGASGMGSYHGRWGFETFSHRRGCMNRSWLLERVNVLRYPPYSDYNLXWLRWATTFKKNSWGGCSVM